Part of the Candidatus Brocadia sinica JPN1 genome, CCCTCCCAAGAGGGGACTTTTCAAATTCCCCTCTTGAGAGGGGTAGGGGTGTGTAAGGCAATAACAAAAAGTTTGAAATTCCTTAACATTTTATTAGGCTTTCAGCAACTTTGCTTGAGGTCGCTTGTAGGGGCGAAGCATTTGCTAATAGTACATTTGAATGCCGTCGCATATCCTGGACAGCAAATGCTTCGCCCCTACAACTAGGTATACCAGCAATCTTTCTATAACGTTTTCTAAGCAAAGCGAAGTCATTTACCTTTTTTCCTTCTTATTCAGCCATGCCGTATGGTACTCGCGGATGAAAGCGATCGCTTCTTCCGCATTCGCCGCACAGTGCGGAATGGTCATATCCTCGGCATTTGCCAAAGGGGTATCGGGAGAAAGCATGGAGCCGCGCGTCCACTCGATCAGCCCTGGCCACATTTTCCCCACAAGGATCAGCGGCGTGTCCTCAAGGTGCCTCACCTGCAGCAACTGCCAGATCATCATCGTCTCCAGAACCGTGCCGATCCCTCCCGGCGCGACGATGAAAGCGTCAGATGCGAGCACGAACTGGTGCAGGCGCGTAAAGAATGTCCGATGCTCGAACGCCTGGGTAACAAACGCATTGACTTCCTGTTCAAAGGGTAAATCAACCCGGATTCCGACGGACTGGGCACGTCCCGTTGCGCTGGCGGCACCTTCGTTGGCAGCCTGCATGAGCCCCGGGCCGCCGCCGGTGATAATGTCGCAGCC contains:
- a CDS encoding LOG family protein produces the protein MSKEKSTETKSDLISLADEEGVKQVIVNSILGLWDVVNNLTRLKPSRRAAAALAKMGCDIITGGGPGLMQAANEGAASATGRAQSVGIRVDLPFEQEVNAFVTQAFEHRTFFTRLHQFVLASDAFIVAPGGIGTVLETMMIWQLLQVRHLEDTPLILVGKMWPGLIEWTRGSMLSPDTPLANAEDMTIPHCAANAEEAIAFIREYHTAWLNKKEKR